From Acidimicrobiales bacterium, one genomic window encodes:
- the rapZ gene encoding RNase adapter RapZ, which translates to MSELVVIAGMSGAGRTVAADNLEDMGWFVMDNLPPALIPKVAELADGSSSAGDRLALVVGSGRYHEEMAPLVAVLRSKFSRVQLVFLDASTEVLVRRYDSSRRVHPFATPGSGTMVEVIEAERVALEPLRAEADLVLDTTDLNVHQLRDRMVDVFSAGGSGHVMQTTVTSFGYKHGLPLDVDMVFDCRFLPNPHWVEELRPLTGLDESVADYVLSQPVTGAFLARLERLLALILPFYVQEGKSYLTIAFGCTGGRHRSVAIAERMATVLEQLGHAPAVVHRDVTK; encoded by the coding sequence GTGAGTGAACTGGTGGTGATCGCAGGGATGTCGGGCGCGGGGCGAACCGTCGCGGCCGACAACCTCGAGGACATGGGCTGGTTCGTCATGGACAACCTGCCACCGGCGCTCATCCCGAAGGTGGCGGAGTTGGCCGACGGCTCGTCGAGCGCCGGCGACCGACTCGCACTCGTCGTCGGGTCCGGTCGCTATCACGAGGAGATGGCACCTCTCGTCGCGGTGCTGCGCTCCAAGTTCAGCCGGGTCCAGTTGGTGTTCCTCGACGCCTCGACCGAGGTTCTGGTGCGCCGCTACGACTCGAGCCGCCGGGTGCACCCGTTCGCGACCCCCGGCTCGGGCACGATGGTCGAGGTGATCGAGGCCGAGCGCGTCGCCCTCGAGCCGCTCCGGGCCGAAGCCGATCTCGTGCTCGACACCACCGATCTCAACGTCCATCAGCTGCGTGACCGGATGGTCGACGTGTTCAGCGCCGGTGGCAGCGGTCATGTGATGCAGACGACGGTCACCTCGTTCGGTTACAAGCACGGCTTGCCGCTCGACGTCGACATGGTTTTCGACTGCCGATTCCTGCCCAACCCGCACTGGGTGGAGGAGTTGCGTCCGCTCACCGGTCTCGACGAATCGGTGGCGGACTACGTCCTCTCACAGCCCGTCACCGGCGCGTTCCTGGCCCGTCTCGAACGGCTCCTCGCGCTGATCCTCCCGTTCTACGTGCAGGAAGGGAAGTCGTATCTGACGATCGCGTTCGGTTGCACCGGCGGACGGCACCGTTCGGTGGCGATCGCCGAACGCATGGCCACGGTGCTCGAACAGCTCGGTCATGCGCCGGCCGTGGTCCATCGGGACGTGACGAAGTGA